In one window of Oleidesulfovibrio alaskensis DSM 16109 DNA:
- the pseB gene encoding UDP-N-acetylglucosamine 4,6-dehydratase (inverting), with amino-acid sequence MFNGKRILITGGTGSFGKKCTEILLQKYSPERLIIFSRDELKQFEMAQQFDPDEHECLRYFIGDVRDKERLYRALRGVDYIIHAAALKQVPAAEYNPTECIKTNIYGAQNVVNVAADMNVKKVVALSTDKAVSPVNLYGATKLCSDKLFIAANAFVACETKFSVVRYGNVMGSRGSVIPFFIKKRDEGAVIPITDPRMTRFWITLEQSVEMVLRSFEIAGGGEVLVPKIPSMRITDLAEAIAPRCETKVVGIRPGEKLHEVMITSEDSRHTIDIGDYYVIKPETYRYQGPEGRPVEEGFAYSSATNDQWLSVDELRRILASQGFPVQER; translated from the coding sequence ATGTTTAATGGCAAGCGTATACTTATTACCGGTGGAACAGGTTCTTTCGGCAAAAAATGCACTGAGATTCTTTTGCAGAAATACAGTCCGGAGCGCCTGATCATTTTTTCGAGGGATGAACTCAAACAGTTTGAGATGGCACAGCAGTTCGACCCTGATGAGCATGAGTGCCTGAGGTATTTCATTGGCGATGTACGTGACAAAGAGCGCCTGTACAGAGCGTTACGCGGCGTGGACTATATTATTCATGCTGCAGCACTGAAGCAGGTGCCGGCGGCTGAGTATAACCCGACAGAGTGCATTAAAACAAATATTTATGGCGCGCAGAACGTTGTGAACGTGGCTGCGGACATGAATGTTAAAAAGGTGGTGGCGCTGTCCACCGACAAAGCTGTCAGCCCGGTTAACCTGTACGGTGCCACAAAGCTCTGCTCGGACAAGCTTTTTATAGCGGCCAATGCCTTTGTCGCCTGCGAAACAAAATTTTCAGTTGTCAGGTACGGCAATGTCATGGGCAGCCGCGGGAGCGTCATCCCGTTTTTTATCAAGAAAAGAGATGAAGGCGCGGTGATTCCCATCACCGACCCGCGCATGACTCGCTTCTGGATTACCCTTGAACAAAGTGTGGAAATGGTTCTCCGTTCCTTTGAAATAGCCGGTGGCGGCGAAGTGCTGGTTCCCAAAATTCCCAGTATGCGCATTACCGACCTTGCGGAAGCCATTGCGCCCCGATGTGAGACAAAAGTTGTCGGAATACGGCCGGGTGAAAAGCTGCACGAGGTGATGATCACCAGTGAAGATTCCCGTCATACCATTGATATCGGTGATTACTATGTAATCAAACCCGAAACGTACAGATATCAGGGGCCCGAGGGCCGTCCCGTCGAAGAGGGCTTTGCCTACAGTTCCGCAACAAACGACCAGTGGCTTTCCGTGGACGAACTGCGACGCATTCTTGCCAGTCAGGGCTTCCCTGTTCAGGAACGCTGA
- a CDS encoding aldo/keto reductase, whose translation MTSRFVLGTVQLGMPYGVANRTGKPDQRCADGIVSAAWKSGITAFDTAAAYGDSERVLGFSLRAAGAESPEIITKLPPHTLPCSASLLSGIVAASLERLRVSHLRCLMLHREEELEYLDGETGRVLQQMMHDGILGGIGVSVYTTDAAHKALAHPMITALQLPASVFDRRFELAGIFERAGAAGKTVYIRSALLQGVLCLAPDELPEHLRCLAPYLHEFQQCCRRFGLTQAQAALLFVYYRYPSAFILFGAETVGQVEENAVSLLSACSRESFLEALTAIMPEQNPEVLNPACWKKRTSNVALQ comes from the coding sequence ATGACTTCACGGTTTGTTTTGGGAACGGTACAGCTGGGCATGCCTTACGGCGTTGCCAACCGCACCGGTAAGCCCGACCAGCGGTGTGCTGACGGAATTGTTTCCGCTGCATGGAAAAGCGGGATAACTGCTTTTGACACTGCGGCAGCCTACGGCGACAGCGAGCGGGTACTGGGTTTTTCCTTGCGGGCAGCGGGTGCTGAATCTCCTGAAATCATCACTAAGCTGCCGCCACACACGTTACCCTGTTCCGCTTCTCTGCTGTCCGGAATCGTTGCGGCTTCATTGGAGCGTTTGCGCGTATCACATCTCCGCTGCCTGATGCTCCACAGAGAAGAGGAGCTTGAGTATCTTGACGGCGAAACAGGCCGGGTGCTGCAGCAGATGATGCATGACGGCATACTGGGCGGCATCGGGGTTTCTGTATACACCACAGATGCTGCACACAAAGCTCTGGCTCACCCCATGATTACCGCACTGCAGCTGCCGGCTTCGGTTTTTGACCGGCGCTTTGAACTGGCCGGTATTTTTGAAAGAGCCGGAGCCGCCGGTAAAACAGTCTACATTCGCAGTGCGTTGCTGCAAGGCGTGCTTTGCCTTGCACCGGACGAGCTTCCGGAGCACCTGCGGTGCCTTGCTCCATATCTGCATGAATTTCAGCAGTGCTGCCGCCGTTTTGGTCTGACACAGGCGCAGGCGGCGCTGCTTTTTGTTTATTACCGCTATCCCTCAGCATTTATTTTATTCGGTGCCGAAACAGTCGGGCAGGTGGAAGAAAATGCAGTCAGCCTGCTTTCCGCCTGTTCGCGGGAATCTTTTCTGGAAGCGTTAACAGCCATTATGCCGGAACAGAACCCGGAGGTGCTGAATCCGGCATGCTGGAAGAAGAGGACGAGTAATGTCGCGTTGCAGTGA
- a CDS encoding aminotransferase class III-fold pyridoxal phosphate-dependent enzyme produces MSRCSEYQAKAKQRIPNLTQLLSKNPTRFGEGVWPTYYSKAKGAYIWDLDGHKYLDMSIAGIGACVLGYADEDVDDAVCAAVRQGVASSLNCPEEVELADLLCELHPWAEQARFARSGGEAMAVAVRIARTYTGKGVVLFCGYHGWQDWYLAANLSDESALDGHLMKGLPPAGVPRSLCHSAYPFRYNDIEGFDALVAEHQDNLAAIVTEPVRNFTPDPAFLARLRDVATRLDVPLVVDEISAGLRFTTGGAHLCYDGFIPDIAVFSKALANGYAMSAIIGTQKVMSAASDTFISSTNWTERIGPVAAIATLKKHQRLNLGSHLVRIGTRVQDGWLELGRKHGLPVTVSGMKPMGHFSFGEDHLVKRAFFIQLMLERGILASTDFYAMGAHTPDHVEEYLSACDEVFGIIAETGDIRGQLKGQPCLSGFQRLT; encoded by the coding sequence ATGTCGCGTTGCAGTGAATATCAGGCGAAAGCAAAACAGCGGATACCCAATCTGACGCAGTTGCTTTCAAAAAATCCCACGCGCTTCGGTGAAGGGGTCTGGCCGACATATTATTCCAAAGCCAAAGGGGCATATATCTGGGACCTTGACGGTCATAAGTATCTGGATATGTCCATCGCCGGAATCGGGGCATGTGTTCTCGGGTATGCTGATGAAGATGTTGACGATGCCGTTTGCGCGGCGGTGAGGCAAGGCGTGGCGTCAAGTCTGAACTGTCCGGAGGAAGTGGAGCTTGCCGACCTGTTGTGCGAGTTGCATCCGTGGGCCGAACAGGCCCGTTTTGCGCGTTCCGGCGGCGAGGCGATGGCGGTTGCTGTGCGCATTGCACGCACATACACCGGAAAAGGTGTAGTGCTTTTTTGCGGTTATCACGGCTGGCAGGACTGGTATCTTGCTGCAAACCTGAGCGATGAATCTGCCCTTGACGGGCATCTGATGAAAGGATTGCCCCCCGCAGGTGTGCCCAGAAGTCTGTGCCATTCAGCTTATCCTTTCAGGTACAATGATATTGAAGGATTCGATGCTCTGGTTGCAGAACATCAAGACAATCTTGCGGCCATAGTGACCGAGCCTGTCCGTAATTTCACTCCTGACCCTGCGTTTCTTGCCCGTCTGCGTGATGTGGCGACCCGGCTTGATGTGCCGCTTGTTGTAGACGAGATATCTGCGGGACTGCGCTTTACTACCGGTGGCGCACACCTGTGCTACGACGGTTTCATTCCGGACATTGCCGTTTTTTCGAAGGCTCTGGCAAACGGGTACGCCATGTCTGCCATCATCGGTACACAAAAGGTTATGAGCGCCGCTTCTGACACCTTTATCAGTTCGACCAACTGGACAGAAAGAATAGGTCCGGTTGCCGCCATTGCCACGCTGAAAAAACATCAGAGGCTCAATTTGGGCAGCCATCTGGTCAGAATAGGTACCCGGGTGCAGGACGGCTGGCTGGAGTTGGGGAGAAAACACGGTTTGCCGGTCACTGTAAGCGGTATGAAGCCGATGGGCCATTTCAGCTTCGGCGAAGACCATCTGGTTAAGCGTGCTTTCTTCATCCAGCTGATGCTTGAACGCGGTATTCTGGCCAGCACTGATTTTTATGCAATGGGAGCGCACACCCCGGACCATGTGGAAGAGTACCTGAGTGCCTGCGATGAGGTTTTCGGCATTATCGCTGAAACAGGCGATATAAGGGGACAGCTGAAAGGGCAGCCCTGTTTGTCCGGTTTTCAGCGGCTGACCTAG
- the pseC gene encoding UDP-4-amino-4,6-dideoxy-N-acetyl-beta-L-altrosamine transaminase, with the protein MSSFLPYGRQIISEDDIEAVVGVLRGDWLTTGPAVRDFEQAFAAHVCGGLGVAVNSGTAALHCAYHALGVTAGDEVIVPAMTFAATANAVLHCGARPVFADVCPRTLLIDPESAERCITPRTKVLVGVDYAGHPCDWDALRTLADRYSLRLVADACHAAGARYKGRPVGSIADISVFSFHPVKHITTAEGGMAVTADPDWAHAMRVFRNHGITTDSHQREKASAWQYDMVELGYNYRLSDLQCALGMSQLARLDDWVAKRNILAACYRQRLAGKNLELPACSADVLHAYHLFVVFCDGRDALFRMMRKAQIGVNVHYKPVYMHPYYRKNGYAETCCPVAEAAYERLLTLPMWAGMSEEDVQRVCALCQPV; encoded by the coding sequence ATGTCTTCTTTTTTGCCGTATGGCCGTCAGATTATATCTGAAGACGATATCGAAGCCGTTGTCGGAGTTCTGCGTGGCGACTGGCTTACGACCGGTCCGGCCGTGAGAGATTTTGAGCAGGCCTTTGCCGCCCATGTCTGTGGCGGGCTGGGAGTTGCGGTCAATAGCGGCACGGCCGCGCTGCACTGCGCCTATCATGCTCTGGGAGTAACGGCAGGCGATGAGGTGATTGTTCCTGCAATGACTTTTGCGGCCACGGCAAATGCTGTTTTGCATTGCGGGGCCAGACCTGTTTTTGCTGACGTCTGCCCGCGCACACTGCTCATTGATCCAGAATCGGCCGAACGGTGTATAACTCCGCGGACAAAGGTGCTTGTCGGCGTGGACTATGCCGGCCACCCCTGCGACTGGGACGCTCTGCGAACCCTTGCGGACCGGTATTCGCTGCGTCTGGTGGCCGATGCCTGTCATGCCGCGGGGGCAAGATACAAGGGGCGGCCTGTCGGATCAATTGCGGATATCAGTGTTTTCAGCTTTCATCCGGTAAAGCATATCACCACCGCAGAAGGGGGCATGGCTGTAACGGCCGATCCTGACTGGGCACACGCCATGCGGGTTTTCAGAAATCATGGCATAACCACAGATTCTCATCAGCGGGAAAAAGCTTCTGCATGGCAGTATGACATGGTGGAACTGGGCTACAACTACCGGCTGTCCGACCTGCAGTGCGCTCTGGGCATGTCACAGCTTGCAAGGCTGGATGACTGGGTTGCAAAACGAAATATTCTGGCGGCCTGTTACAGGCAGCGGCTGGCGGGGAAAAATCTGGAACTGCCTGCCTGTTCTGCGGATGTCCTGCACGCGTACCATTTGTTTGTTGTTTTTTGTGACGGGCGGGACGCTTTGTTCCGGATGATGCGCAAGGCGCAGATCGGCGTCAATGTGCACTATAAGCCGGTATATATGCATCCGTATTACCGGAAAAACGGATATGCAGAAACATGTTGCCCCGTTGCGGAAGCCGCATACGAACGCCTGCTTACCCTGCCTATGTGGGCGGGAATGTCTGAAGAGGATGTGCAGCGCGTTTGTGCGTTATGTCAGCCCGTATGA